TGTTCTGTGGTGCTTGCATCCCCTTCATTGCAAGTACATACCAGAATCTGTATGCATAAAAACTTGAAGTCATGTCAAGTCCCCAAAAATTTGACAAATTAACTTGATTAATCAAACCAAAAAGTTCTAACTTCATTCAGGTTTGCAATTATAGCCCATCCTtttaattgtcaattgcatataCAACATTTTCGCATCAGTGTCAATTGTAGCTATATCTATAAATACATGTGCTATAACTTCCAAATTGTCAATCTAGCACATATTCATACACAACATAGGTGGAGAGAGCAAAAATAGTGGAAAATTGATACTctcttttcacttgttttaagtGTTAAATGATGTTATCATAATGGGAAGACAACTTTGAGTCATTTATACTGACATAAACAGGAAACACATGAGATGGGTGCGCTCACCTCTTAATCATTAGAAAGTACCTCACACCTTCAATGATCTTGTCCAGAAGAATCCCTGCTTTTTGGTTGTGTGGTTATCTGCTAAGGATTTACTACTCTTTGATCCAAGCGAAAAATGCCTCTTCAAGAAAGGCTTTGCTAAGGAGCCCTTCATGCTGGAACTGGTGGTTATCTTGGGACCCTTTCCTGCATGCCCACAACCTTTTAGGCGATCAAACATGATAGGATCATCAAAATCACTATCCGTGACTCGGTTCCTTGACCTCTTGTTTTTTGCTCTTAATTCCATTTCTGCTTTAAAAGCTTTTTGAGACAGCTTCTGGGTCTTCTTCTCCCCCAAAGTGCAAACAGGGCAAGGAGGATCATACTTGCTAATTTCAGGCGTCATAATCTCCAAACACTCAGCATGGTGAACATGCCCGCAAATTAGAACAGCAACCACGGAGAGCTCATTACTTGAAACAAGTTTCTGGCTGCTCCACAAAGATTTCTCAGTCAATAGCTTTGAGCAAATCCCACATTTTTGAAGATTGGCAGAGGGAGAAGATGATATTTGACCATTTAATCTAGTTCTCTCATGCCTGAAGCTCAAGGAGTCATCGTCAAAAGAACACCTTCCTCTATGGGAAGTAGTCAGGAGCTCAGAAAATGAGTGCATAGACCAACCATCTGAAGAGCCACCATGGGATCCCCGAGTTGATTTCTTGCTCCATGAGGGGATGGCGGGCCTCTCCTCAGGAGCTGAACAACTATTTGACGACTTCAATTCTGGGATTTGGGCATCAGGACCTTGCCCCATTAACTGATGGGCAGAATCAGGCCAACTTGGCGTGGTAGAGCTAGCAGTATGAGGATTAATGTGGGATGAAATTGGAGATGTTATTGATGAAGTTGAAGGCAATGAGAGAGAGAATTTTGTGGGAGATGGATCTGAAACTGTTGAGGCCTCCATTGACTCCTTCACCTGCAAATGTGCAGATTTAACGAAACAAGTCAAAATTAAGGAGAAAAGGGGTATCAAATCTAACAAACTAAAAACAAACAAGGAAGTTCCTTTCATAAGAAGCAGCTCTACCTGTTCCAAACTTGTGTCCACCGAAATATTCCTTAATATGGACGGATCTGCAATATgcataaaataatatcataCTACTATCGCAAGCTTCCTAATATAAAATTAAGGTAAAGAAAAGATAGGgggagagagacagagagaagaaaaaaaaacaccaGTTACTGTGAAACAAATGTACCAACTACAAAGAAATTGTTATCCTCAgacaataattatttaatcatgaTACAGAAACAAATGACATTTATAGGGTGCAGAATGCTATTAACTCAAATCTTGAGAGCAGACCCATATATATAAATGAAACTTAAAACCAGACTACCAATTAATTGGTACAGAAGTTAACTCAAAGAAGCTAGAAATAACCTTCAGGATATTTTTTGAGTCAGAATTCACAGGTCCCAACAGTGGGCTGCTTATTAGATGAGCTTTATTGAACTTGGCTCATTAACCTTTAGGCAAGCTTTTATTGAGTCGAGTATCAAGTCACTCAACTGAATTGCAGGCCCAGCAGCAACTCTAGGAAAAAGGGTTTAAAGAAAAAGGCCACTTGTGTTCTCCTTTCCGGAAATCAGATAAACAAGCAAGGATTCTCCCTTCACATTTACAAAACTTCCATTAGAACTATTGATCACTCTTAATTGCATTCAAAGGAAGGCTACAAGTCATTGTCCTTAATAGTTCACTCCACAACAGATAATGTCATCCTTTTTAACATTTCCAATGCTTCTTGTATCTTCCTGCTTCTTGCTTACACAGAATTTTAATTCCCACTTCCCTTGCAAGTTAGTATTGTTATATCTTATCAGGACCTTCAGTTTATATATCCAAGCTACTAAATTTCCAAAAAAGGAGAACTTTCCACCTCTGCATGATTATGAGGAGTTGGATCAGTTAGCATAAATCAGTCAACTATCTCCAACCATGGGTATAAGCCAGCCCTTAGGTAGGCTCCACTTTCTTCAATTGCATTCTTAGCTTGGTTAATTTTGCTAATGCTCAACAATCCTACATTTCAGGGCATGAAGAGAGAAATATCAAGAATTTTTTACACTCATTTTCTCTTGACAAACCTTCTCGCATTGCTAGCTCAAGGTGGAGAAGTGTCTATGGCCCATATGAAGCGCACATTactcctttccacaaccgatgtgggattcaacatacCCCTCAGGCCAAGAATTTTTACTGGTACATGACATATTTATAGAAGACTCAATATCAGATGggaggctttgataccatgttaaatttggaccaGGTCTAAATCACTCTAACTCAAGGGGTCTAAATCACTCTAACTCAAGGggaaggagtgcctatggcctaaaaggggcacattacccctttacACAACCGAAAGGGATTCAACATAGAGTAATAGATATCTAGGACTTGCAaccaagagaacataagtttgaCCCAAGAGGCAAAGAGTAGCCATTTCATATACAATAGGTTGTATCATAAACAAATAGATTATTCTTTCCATAATTCCAGAAAATCACATGCCGCATAGATCCAGTGTCAAGCACTCATTCTTACCTCTTGCCTTATATACATAGGAGGTATCTCTAGTAACAAAGGAATTTCCAGCAAGATTCCTACCTTAACTGTTGCTTAGGTATGTTTCAACCAATGCATGCTTTAAATGCCCATATAAAAGTAATTATACGACACTATCTGGCAGGCATATAACATGTTACCTTACAAACAATAAAATGATCAAGGCCCAGAACAAATTTCAACATTATGTAAAAATGTCATAAAATTACAAGCTCCATGAACTGGTTATTTACCTGAAGCAGGAGTCCTCACATGTGCAGTAGCAGCTTCAGATGTTGGAGACTTCTGCCACGCACGCCTCCGAAAACTATCCAAGGGGCTTCCATCCTCGGATGCATAGGCTGATTCATATTTAATATCTGTTCCGTCATTCCTAATATTTGCATCTTGAAACCAAGTTATGGAAGTCTCTTCCCCAGCTACACGCCTTCTATTATCCCACCTAAAGCTCCATGTCGGAGAATACCGGGTATTCCTATGCAATATCTCACTGCTTGGTCCATTTACTATATTTTTGTCTCTAGCAGCAACACAACAAGCACCCCCCATGCTAAAACACAGTGGAAGCGAAGTTCTGATAAAAATCCCAAAAGTTTTACTCACATGCTCTGGCCAAGCACAAGCTAAAATCCTGCACCATCACTTTGTGGGGAGGGGGGGAAACCAGTTGTGGTTGTCCCTCTGCAATTAAAAGGGGGAAATTAAAACAAATACCATCATTATGATGATCACTAACTTGATAACCAGACGCTAACTACAGAGAGTTttaatcatgcaaaagaagcgCAGCTTGAAAATTGAAGAAATTCCTAACAACCCTCGCAAGAACTAAGACTCAATTCCTCCTCACCCTTCACACTAAATCATTCACCCCTCCGTAGAAAGTTtgcactgaaaaaaaaaaaaaacaagatctTATTCTTCAAAAGGGTCGAAGAAAAGTGGGGAAATTACCCAATTTTGAGAAGATTACGAGGGTTTGATTTCCAAGTACAATATcaaatggagaaaaaaaaaagggggaagAAAATTCAAAGTCAAATTACTTCATCTAAAGTCAAAAATGTACCAACAGATTTCAGAAAACATGAACAGAGACAAAAAGGAAAATACAAAATTCTCTCTGCTTGAACACTCACTTGTTCACACCAACCCCACCAAATCATAACCACTGGAAAGGGGCGAGAACAGTAAAAAACACCAACAGGAACACCCAAAAAGAAGAGGAAATCtcgggaaaaaaaataaaaagagactGAAAATCGAATCAATCTGCTACTCTCCAGGGAAGTGAGGAGTGAGTCTTAATCCAAAAAcctctaaaaatataaaatcacatAACAAAAATAGAAACATTACACATGTATAGAAACAAAAAGATCCGAATTTTCCGCCGAAAAAACTGCGCCCTTCGTCAAAAATTACTAAacaataataacaataacaataacaagaagaagaagaagaagaagaagaagaagaagagataactGTTGTTATATTGTGAAAAATCAAACACCGAAAATCTGAGACTGACGTGATGGAGCACTACCTCAATCGGAGGCGAAACGCCACCGTTTTATGGAGAGAATATATCTTTTTCCCCGATACTGGACAGAGAATAAAAACGTGAGTGGAGAGAGGCTGCTGCTGCTGGTTCTTCGGTTGCAGAAAGAGGGAAAGAGAGGGAGAGAAAGGTCGTTTTAGACGGTGCTGTTGACTGCGTTAGATTTGGTTCAAGAATTCTACGTTTAAAATTTTACGGAGCTGGGGTGACGTACGTATCCGTcgtttcttttattaatttttgccACGTAAACTTTAAAAATGTTTCCCTCCTATTGGCGGTaaatttaaaaaggaaaaaaaaaaagaaaaaggtgaaATTCTTTGGAATGCACTGCTGCCTTTATTTTTTTGTTCTTCTCatttaaaattagttaaaatataaatagaaacAAAAGCGGGAAGGAGTGATGGCTTCTGCTTTAAGCAGAGTGCGTCGTACGCATGGCATGGTTTTCAGTTTTCACGTTAGAAAAAGTAGTTAAGATAATGCACTAAGTTTAGTGGAGTTTTTTTACCAGATTTTTTCAGATCTAGTTCCTGAGTGGTGCTTCTCAGGCAATGAACGATAGATGGGCTCGAGGAGAGGCTGCATGTAGTTGAGTGCTCGTCTTCTCTCTCGCTTTTATCgagctttcttcttcttcctcgttGTTCTATTGTTTTTGAAACTTCTCCTAATTTGATCCATGTTGGTGCAAAATTGGTGTGACTGAGGTTTAACCCTCTCTCGTAGTACCGGTTTCCATGGTAGCTCTCCCGTTTGGTTGCATGCATTTTCCTGGtttttatctctttttttttctgaaattcaATATCGAATTTAGAAgaataaaataatcttttaaatttattcagtaatacattcaaaattataatttaaaatttttaatataattcagaTTAAATGTATCTAATTATATAAGAAATtagtatataaaatattttatttatgtgaaTATGGTATTACGGAATGGATTAGAATGCATGAGCAAgatagtttatatttttttttcaattaattaattattttttatttaaaaattataaagcctaaataattgatttcattaatatatataaaaactaaatattaaaaataaatctaataCTAATTTGGAATAGTCAAAATAAATCCAATATTCTAGTTACATTAATTAGGATATTTAGATTCTTATCAGACATAATTAAtgaactttaatttaatttaataatttataaataattatgttaattacgtgaactgaaaatgataataaaattaaatgattcttTTTAAAGAATacaatatataaatatgtaaatacatattctaatttttatatatatatataatgaattaataaattttagacatttaaattaaataaattcattctaaaaaattaaaattttagtttaatcatgattataattaaaattttaaatattatcattattactaacttttaaaataattttgattaaatttaaattaatatatgttataccatgttttatttatttaattttttaaatattaattaaatttatatataaataatttttaactttaattaagtatatacttttaaaatatttaactcttattattttaatctttaatttttatatgaaatttcTATTTTGAATAAAtgttagttttaaattaaagattttagaatttaaattagggattaaagtaataaaagtaaaatatttttaagatatattgttaattaaatttaaataattagttatataaatttaaataataataaataaataacatataGGGTGatacatatattaatttaaaattaaccaaaattattttagtatagattgtaaatataaaaaaaattagtataatattaaaaattttaattataatcgtaattaaatttaaatttttaattttttatatttaattgaatGAATTAATGTAGATATcggttataattataataaatttaaaaatttaaaattaaaatttaaaattttattatctcaaattaaaaatattgattaTAATCGTAGATATAAAAGGAATATTTGCTAGacctttaaaatataaataattaaattttaaagagaaaaaaattagaaaaataatttaaaccaCAATATTTAGTGTGTTTGTAAATTAAAACCTTTTAAATATAGGAAACAGTTGAATTTTacataaagaaaatatatattttaaaaataaatttaaaagtagtGGGGCAAGTTGCCTCATACAAATCCATTTACTGAATAATAATCCAACAAATTTtgtcttattttaaaaaataaaaggaaattgTTCAAATATCCCATATTCTTAACTAGccctgtgcaatcggtcggttcggttccgaaccgaaccgaaccgataaaaccgaaaaccgatttgttgaaaattttaaaaccgaaaaaaccgattctgaaggtataaccgaaccgaatcgaaccgataaaaatcggttcggttcggttcggttcggttcaaaccgaaatttttttttaatttttttttttaatttcaaaaaaataatttaataa
This sequence is a window from Manihot esculenta cultivar AM560-2 chromosome 4, M.esculenta_v8, whole genome shotgun sequence. Protein-coding genes within it:
- the LOC110607756 gene encoding uncharacterized protein LOC110607756, with the protein product MGGACCVAARDKNIVNGPSSEILHRNTRYSPTWSFRWDNRRRVAGEETSITWFQDANIRNDGTDIKYESAYASEDGSPLDSFRRRAWQKSPTSEAATAHVRTPASDPSILRNISVDTSLEQVKESMEASTVSDPSPTKFSLSLPSTSSITSPISSHINPHTASSTTPSWPDSAHQLMGQGPDAQIPELKSSNSCSAPEERPAIPSWSKKSTRGSHGGSSDGWSMHSFSELLTTSHRGRCSFDDDSLSFRHERTRLNGQISSSPSANLQKCGICSKLLTEKSLWSSQKLVSSNELSVVAVLICGHVHHAECLEIMTPEISKYDPPCPVCTLGEKKTQKLSQKAFKAEMELRAKNKRSRNRVTDSDFDDPIMFDRLKGCGHAGKGPKITTSSSMKGSLAKPFLKRHFSLGSKSSKSLADNHTTKKQGFFWTRSLKV